A stretch of Lathyrus oleraceus cultivar Zhongwan6 chromosome 6, CAAS_Psat_ZW6_1.0, whole genome shotgun sequence DNA encodes these proteins:
- the LOC127094182 gene encoding uncharacterized protein LOC127094182, which yields MELTEYDIQHVTQKAIKGSVLSDYLAQHPLEDYQPMRFEFPDEVIMLIRDCNIPDPEEGPEPESRWTLVFGRASNAHDNGIGAVITSPSPQGSKSLKFTEISTLVISQVKGYWDTINHKLIPYKEHVLKLVPYIDEITFHHIPREENQLADALATLASMFKVKWKNEAPSFHLRYLDEHAYCLAVEDEADGYP from the exons ATGGAACTAACCGAGTATGACatccaacatgtcactcaaaaggccattaaagggagtgtattgtccgacTATCTCGCACAACATCCCTTGGAAGACTATCAGCCCATGCGTTTTGAATTTCCCGATGAAGTTATCATGTTGATTAGGGATTGCAACATCCCCGACCCTGAAGAAGGACCTGAGCCCGAGTCCCGTTGGACTTTGGTTTTTGGTAGAGCTTCTAACGCTCACGACAATGGCATTGGGGCAGTTATCACCTCCCCTTCACCGCAAG gatcaaaatccTTGAAGTTTACAGAGATTTCAACCTTAGTAATTAGCCAAGTCAAAGGATATTGGGACACTATAAATCACAAGCTGATTCCTTACAAGGAGCATGTTTTGAAACTAGTCCCTTACATTGATGAGATCAcatttcatcatatccctcgagaggAGAATCAGCTAGCTGACGCCTTGGCAACTTTGGCGTCCATGTTTAAggtcaaatggaagaatgaagcgCCATCCTTTCACCTTAGATACTTGGATGAGCATGCTTATTGTTTGGCAGTCGAAGATGAAGCCGATGGTTATCCTTGA
- the LOC127094183 gene encoding uncharacterized protein LOC127094183 — protein sequence MELIEVVGLMKTVTHFGPCYESLVKEFVVTIPDGCDDLKSDDYGKVYVRGNIITFSPAMIKKFLGRPDEPHAELEVTDDQVSTNHTSIISIGLGKFMYGIRTKIVFDFGKYIFEQVLKQAFSTAVKMPICFASLICGIILNQHPGIFLPIDSVKKRNSPLSLHYKLFAGTHVPDNVMTSSQAPGPATSKKSVIAQLKETCKELEDSIRTSTATKIKLETLMKAMMEEEKKEVVQGGDGNEESGDEDYVGEDDDDEEKEDEGEEYATADLDSREDI from the exons ATGGAACTGATAGAAGTTGTTGGATTGATGAAGACAGTCACACACTTTGGACCTTGCTATGAAAGCTTAGTAAAGGAGTTTGTGGTGACTATCCCTGATGGATGTGATGACCTAAAGAGTGATGACTATGGAAAGGTATATGTGAGAGGAAATATTATAACATTCTCCCCAGCTATGATCAAGAAATTCCTAGGAAGACCAGATGAACCTCACGCTGAGCTGGAAGTTACTGATGATCAG GTGTCCACTAATCATACCTCAATAATCTCTATTGGTCTTGGTAAATTTATGTATGGTATTCGTACAAAAATAGTGTTTGACTTTGGAAAATACATCTTTGAACAAGTGTTGAAACAAGCCTTCTCTACTGCTGTAAAAATGCCCATTTGTTTTGCATCCCTCATCTGTGGAATCATCCTAAATCAACATCCTGGTATTTTTCTCCCCATTGATAGTGTGAAGAAAAGGAATTCTCCCTTATCACTCCACTACAAACTCTTTGCAGGAACTCATGTCCCAGACAATGTTATGACATCATCTCAGGCACCTGGCCCTGCCACCTCCAAGAAGAGTGTCATTGCTCAGCTAAAGGAAACTTGTAAAGAGCTGGAGGATTCCATCAGAACTAGCACTGCAACAAAGATTAAACTAGAGACATTGATGAAGGCTATGATGGAAGAAGAAAAGAAGGAAGTTGTACAGGGTGGTGATGGTAATGAAGAAAGTGGTGATGAAGACTATGTTGgtgaggatgatgatgatgaagagaaagaagatgaaggagaagagtatGCAACAGCTGACTTAGATAGTCGGGAAGATATATGA